In Ruminiclostridium papyrosolvens DSM 2782, the following proteins share a genomic window:
- a CDS encoding DUF4435 domain-containing protein, with the protein MSNKRPDKIDINYLKALLDMLIPSKRKIILLEGSTDIDFLKILTDKSEKDILFIDANGKPNIEQLFIDITELQNNQYILGVVDKDFGDIFEKKYEWDNILQTDFTSIEYYYIYYSGFYSFAREILSKEGINKFLGFQPSLDLDRFKSFLHTSLKALTKLRVLCFKNGYHIPINNIFSTYKDKQRKFVDSNNRYKKFKNIFDPKLFILDVNLLLTNIRTSKEYTEKCSCLDFEKVKEEYNLFEIDESLILTNGHDLISYITCLYNKYSNSNTKGDRDIEEIMRCSITEEMFDEYECTKQIRQWILN; encoded by the coding sequence ATGTCCAATAAAAGACCTGATAAAATTGATATAAATTATTTAAAAGCACTATTAGATATGTTAATTCCATCTAAAAGAAAAATAATATTATTAGAAGGTTCTACAGATATTGATTTCTTAAAAATTTTAACCGATAAATCAGAGAAAGACATTCTATTCATTGATGCTAACGGAAAACCTAATATAGAGCAGCTTTTTATTGATATCACTGAATTACAAAATAACCAGTACATTTTAGGTGTTGTAGACAAAGATTTTGGAGATATTTTTGAAAAGAAATACGAATGGGATAATATACTGCAAACTGATTTTACTAGTATAGAATATTACTATATTTATTATAGTGGTTTTTATTCATTTGCACGAGAAATCTTAAGCAAAGAAGGTATTAATAAGTTTTTGGGTTTTCAGCCTTCTTTAGATTTAGATAGATTTAAATCTTTTTTACATACATCATTAAAAGCCCTAACAAAGTTGAGAGTTTTATGTTTCAAGAATGGATACCATATCCCAATTAATAATATTTTTTCAACATATAAGGATAAACAAAGAAAATTTGTAGATTCAAACAATAGATATAAAAAATTTAAAAATATTTTTGACCCTAAATTATTTATTTTGGATGTTAACTTATTGCTAACAAATATTAGAACATCAAAAGAATACACTGAAAAATGTAGTTGCCTAGATTTTGAAAAAGTTAAGGAAGAATACAATCTGTTCGAGATTGATGAAAGTTTAATTCTTACAAATGGACATGATTTGATTTCATATATTACATGCCTATACAATAAATATAGTAATAGTAATACTAAAGGTGATAGAGACATAGAAGAAATTATGCGTTGTTCAATCACAGAGGAAATGTTTGATGAATACGAGTGTACTAAACAGATTCGCCAATGGATTTTAAATTAG
- a CDS encoding AAA family ATPase has translation MIKAIKVKKLFGIYNHDITLNNFGNVTILHSPNGSGKTTIFRMLKALNEKDLNIFTIIPFKSFYIELETCKLQIHKLKSGKVKLKAIYSTSTEEFEFPITPHSTSTKFNVDDCMMPTFNEQYLLLDHNYVDRSIATKKRILKYQTHMLLSNIPSNMKRVLDELNIELIDAERLLSTKKDSQNIRKVTSYPNELKEQISKYLSKSGVISQELDATFPSRVITSCNKPSSNTINDDELRKKLTELSFKRNQLKDKGILFEKSSPILDQFETKDFATNEVLKLVLSLYIDDNFEKLKVLEELLNKIILFETLVNKFFLDKEIAVDNENGFKIYFKKGDLVGQEVLPAVLSSGEQHFLVLFFELVFLTPKEYLVLIDEPEISLHIAWQLNMVDNLKKISELNNTSFLLATHSPSIILNHKNSVIATGYEDDVQ, from the coding sequence TTGATTAAAGCAATAAAAGTAAAGAAATTATTTGGGATTTATAACCATGATATAACATTAAACAACTTTGGTAATGTTACAATTTTGCATAGTCCTAATGGTTCTGGTAAAACGACTATTTTTAGAATGCTAAAAGCTTTAAATGAAAAGGACTTAAATATTTTTACGATAATACCATTTAAATCGTTTTATATAGAACTTGAAACTTGTAAATTACAAATCCATAAGTTAAAGTCCGGTAAAGTTAAGCTAAAAGCAATTTATTCGACCTCAACAGAGGAATTTGAATTCCCTATAACTCCCCATTCGACAAGTACTAAATTCAATGTAGATGATTGTATGATGCCAACTTTTAATGAGCAGTACCTTCTTCTTGATCATAATTATGTAGATAGATCAATCGCTACTAAAAAGCGTATTCTTAAGTATCAAACTCATATGCTCTTAAGCAATATTCCTTCAAATATGAAAAGAGTATTAGATGAGTTAAATATAGAATTAATTGATGCTGAAAGGCTTTTGTCAACAAAGAAGGATTCACAAAATATAAGGAAAGTAACAAGTTACCCAAATGAGTTAAAAGAACAAATCTCTAAATATTTGTCTAAAAGTGGCGTAATATCCCAAGAACTTGATGCAACTTTTCCAAGCAGAGTAATAACATCATGTAATAAACCATCGTCAAACACCATTAACGATGATGAACTCCGAAAAAAATTAACTGAATTATCATTTAAAAGAAATCAATTAAAAGATAAGGGAATATTGTTTGAAAAATCTAGTCCGATATTAGATCAATTTGAGACAAAAGATTTTGCAACTAACGAGGTATTAAAACTTGTACTTTCATTATATATTGATGATAATTTTGAAAAATTAAAAGTTCTTGAGGAACTGTTGAATAAAATCATACTATTCGAAACATTAGTAAATAAATTTTTTCTAGATAAAGAAATTGCTGTTGATAACGAAAATGGATTCAAAATCTATTTTAAAAAAGGTGATTTAGTAGGACAGGAGGTTCTTCCTGCTGTTCTCTCTTCCGGTGAGCAACACTTTTTAGTTCTATTTTTTGAGTTAGTTTTTTTAACTCCCAAAGAATATTTAGTATTGATTGATGAACCAGAAATTTCACTCCACATTGCATGGCAATTGAATATGGTAGATAATTTAAAGAAAATCTCCGAACTTAATAATACCTCGTTCTTACTTGCAACGCATTCTCCATCAATCATATTGAATCACAAAAATTCTGTTATTGCTACGGGGTATGAAGACGATGTCCAATAA
- a CDS encoding helix-turn-helix domain-containing protein yields MLTKRLIQLREEKKLTKKEVAEYLKIDQSTYGKYELGKREPDYEILVKLGDFFEVTTDYLLGRTDMRNIAKSSHETKAYHNLDIAGLPDEAVKQVEDYIEFVKQKYNPDGSLKKL; encoded by the coding sequence ATGCTTACTAAACGGTTAATTCAATTACGGGAAGAAAAGAAATTAACAAAAAAAGAAGTTGCTGAATATTTAAAAATTGATCAGTCAACATATGGAAAATATGAATTAGGAAAAAGGGAACCTGATTATGAAATACTTGTTAAACTAGGTGACTTTTTTGAAGTAACAACAGATTATCTTCTCGGGCGTACGGATATGCGGAATATCGCAAAATCCTCTCATGAAACAAAAGCATACCACAATCTTGATATAGCTGGCCTGCCAGACGAAGCCGTTAAACAGGTCGAGGATTATATTGAATTTGTTAAACAGAAGTATAACCCGGATGGGAGTTTGAAAAAATTATAA
- a CDS encoding helix-turn-helix transcriptional regulator, giving the protein MRNWLKDLRIAKNLTQQKVAKLAGVDVTTINKIELGGRRPSPDTAKAIAEVLGFEWTKFYDEEQESA; this is encoded by the coding sequence TTGAGAAATTGGCTTAAAGATTTAAGGATTGCTAAAAATCTTACACAACAGAAAGTAGCCAAATTGGCCGGGGTTGATGTTACAACGATAAATAAGATTGAACTTGGTGGTAGAAGACCTTCACCTGATACAGCAAAAGCAATTGCCGAAGTCTTAGGTTTTGAATGGACAAAGTTCTATGATGAAGAGCAAGAATCCGCATAG
- a CDS encoding helix-turn-helix transcriptional regulator: protein MNIPIKNNIQKLRESRGLNQEDLAEVLGVTRTYLSKLENQKFSPGPGLMQKVCSFFGKELGGSILYCRR from the coding sequence ATGAACATTCCTATCAAAAACAATATTCAAAAATTACGGGAGTCCAGAGGACTTAATCAGGAGGACCTTGCAGAAGTCTTGGGAGTGACCCGCACATATTTGTCGAAGCTTGAAAACCAGAAGTTCTCTCCCGGGCCGGGTCTTATGCAGAAAGTTTGCTCATTCTTTGGTAAGGAGCTGGGGGGAAGTATTCTATATTGCCGGAGGTGA
- a CDS encoding helix-turn-helix transcriptional regulator, which translates to MKFGEIARQARITCGLGTKEAAGKLHVTRQTLSNMENGETAPDPQNVFNMARLYNEPALLNSHCKCNCPIGRKLNFILPNKMPKNLTAITVRNMKEAEEHVNSLKEFAYQSVTNTDMSRMRKMVKEILEAEYWIETLKEQLIREYGVGELESLIREVNCGYIDEGLVCL; encoded by the coding sequence ATGAAGTTTGGAGAAATTGCACGGCAGGCTCGGATCACTTGTGGGCTTGGTACAAAGGAAGCGGCTGGAAAGCTTCACGTCACACGGCAGACTCTTTCAAATATGGAGAACGGCGAAACAGCGCCAGATCCTCAGAATGTTTTTAATATGGCCCGGCTTTATAATGAACCTGCTCTGTTGAATTCACACTGTAAATGTAATTGTCCTATAGGAAGGAAACTTAATTTCATACTTCCAAACAAGATGCCCAAAAATCTGACTGCTATTACTGTCAGGAATATGAAGGAAGCCGAGGAGCATGTGAACAGTCTAAAGGAGTTTGCATACCAGAGTGTCACAAACACTGATATGTCCCGTATGCGGAAGATGGTCAAGGAAATACTGGAGGCTGAATACTGGATTGAAACTCTTAAAGAACAGCTTATCAGGGAGTATGGTGTCGGTGAGCTTGAAAGTCTCATAAGGGAAGTAAACTGCGGATATATTGACGAAGGTCTTGTGTGTTTGTAG
- a CDS encoding AbrB/MazE/SpoVT family DNA-binding domain-containing protein has translation MKATGIVRKVDELGRVVLPVELRRTLDIEEKDALEIFVDEETIILKKYEPACTFCGNAKKITNFKGKNICPDCISDISKA, from the coding sequence ATGAAAGCTACAGGTATAGTAAGAAAAGTTGATGAGTTGGGTAGAGTTGTTTTACCCGTTGAGCTGAGAAGAACACTTGATATTGAGGAGAAGGATGCTTTAGAGATTTTTGTGGATGAAGAAACTATTATCTTGAAAAAGTATGAGCCGGCTTGTACATTCTGCGGTAATGCTAAGAAGATAACTAATTTTAAGGGGAAAAATATATGTCCTGATTGTATATCTGATATTAGTAAGGCATAG